A single window of Solanum dulcamara chromosome 5, daSolDulc1.2, whole genome shotgun sequence DNA harbors:
- the LOC129889291 gene encoding NADP-dependent malic enzyme-like isoform X1 codes for MFSFNKPNFLRKALVLGQRRGGGGTKMESTLKELSNGESVLDIKDKCGVGGGVEDMYGEDRATEDQTITPWTFSVASGYSLLRDPHYNKGLAFTEAERDAHYLRGLLPPNVSSQQLQEKKVIHNLRQYQVPLQRYMAMMDLQERNERLFYKLLIDNVEELLPVVYTPTVGEACQKYGSIFRRPQGLFISLKEKGKILEVLKNWPEKSIQVIVVTDGERILGLGDLGCQGMGIPVGKLSLYTALGGVRPSVCLPITIDVGTNNQRLLDDEFYIGLKQKRATGQEYAELLEEFMSAVKQNYGEKVLIQFEDFANHNAFDLLAKYRTTHLVFNDDIQGTASVVLAGLIASLKLLGGTLADHTFLFLGAGEAGTGIAELIALEINKKTSVPLEEARKKIWLVDSKGLIVSSRVESLQHFKKPWAHDHEPVKELIDAVKAIKPTVLIGTSGVGKTFTKEVVEAMASLNPKPLIMALSNPTSQAECTAEEAYTWSKGHAIFASGSPFDPVEFEGQTFVSGQANNAYIFPGFGLGIIMSGTIRVHDDMLLAASEALASEVTEDDYLKGRIYPPFTNIRKISAHIAAEVAAKAYELGLATRLPRPSDLVKYAESCMYTPLYRSYR; via the exons ATGTTCTCGTTCAACAAACCCAATTTCCTG AGAAAGGCATTGGTGTTGGGCcaaagaagaggaggaggaggaacaaaGATGGAGAGCACATTGAAGGAATTATCAAATGGTGAGTCTGTGCTTGACATAAAAGATAAATGTGGTGTTGGAGGTGGTGTTGAGGATATGTACGGTGAAGATAGAGCCACTGAAGATCAGACTATTACCCCATGGACTTTTTCTGTTGCTAG TGGATATAGTTTGTTACGTGATCCACATTATAACAAAGGACTTGCCTTCACTGAGGCGGAGAGAGATGCTCACTATCTGCGTGGCCTTTTACCTCCCAATGTTTCAAGCCAACAACTTCAG GAGAAGAAAGTGATTCACAATCTCCGCCAGTATCAAGTTCCATTGCAAAGATACATGGCCATGATGGATCTTCAG GAAAGAAATGAAAGGTTATTTTACAAGCTTCTCATCGATAATGTTGAAGAACTATTGCCAGTTGTTTATACCCCAACAGTTGGTGAGGCGTGCCAGAAGTATGGAAGCATTTTCAGGCGTCCTCAGGGTCTCTTTATCAGCTTAAAGGAAAA GGGAAAGATTCTTGAGGTATTGAAAAACTGGCCTGAGAAGAGTATCCAAGTCATTGTTGTTACTGATGGAGAGCGGATATTAGGACTTGGTGATCTTGGCTGTCAG GGCATGGGTATTCCGGTTGGAAAGCTCTCTCTTTATACTGCTCTTGGAGGAGTTCGTCCCTCAGTA TGTCTGCCTATAACCATTGATGTTGGCACGAACAATCAGCGATTACTGGATGACGAGTTCTACATTGGACTCAAGCAGAAAAGAGCTACGGGGCAG GAATATGCTGAACTTCTGGAGGAGTTCATGTCTGCAGTTAAGCAAAACTATGGAGAGAAAGTCCTCATTCAG TTTGAAGATTTTGCAAACCACAATGCATTTGATCTTCTTGCGAAGTATCGCACGACACATCTTGTATTCAATGACGATATCCAG GGCACAGCATCTGTGGTTCTGGCTGGGCTTATCGCATCTCTAAAGCTACTTGGTGGAACACTTGCTGACCACACCTTTTTATTCTTAGGTGCTGGAGAG GCTGGAACTGGTATTGCTGAGCTCATAGCACTTGAGATAAACAAAAAG ACTAGTGTTCCATTAGAAGAGGCTCGAAAGAAGATTTGGCTGGTTGATTCTAAG GGACTGATTGTAAGTTCTCGTGTGGAGTCCCTTCAGCACTTCAAAAAGCCATGGGCTCATGATCACGAACCTGTTAAGGAACTTATAGATGCCGTGAAG GCAATAAAACCAACTGTTCTAATAGGAACTTCCGGAGTTGGAAAAACATTTACGAAGGAAGTTGTTGAGGCTATGGCTTCTCTCAATCCG AAACCTCTTATTATGGCTCTGTCAAATCCAACATCACAAGCTGAATGTACTGCTGAGGAAGCATACACATGGAGTAAG GGTCATGCAATCTTTGCTAGTGGAAGCCCATTTGACCCTGTTGAGTTTGAGGGACAGACTTTTGTGTCTGGGCAG GCAAATAACGCCTACATATTCCCTGGATTTGGTTTGGGGATTATCATGTCTGGCACAATTCGGGTGCATGATGATATGCTACTAGCAGCCT CGGAAGCTTTGGCATCTGAGGTGACTGAGGACGACTATTTAAAGGGACGGATCTACCCACCATTTACTAACATCAGAAAAATATCAGCCCATATAGCAGCCGAAGTAGCTGCTAAGGCATATGAACTTG GTCTGGCAACGCGTCTCCCTCGTCCTAGCGATCTCGTTAAGTATGCTGAGAGCTGTATGTACACTCCACTCTACCGCAGCTACCGCTAG
- the LOC129889291 gene encoding NADP-dependent malic enzyme-like isoform X2, with protein sequence MESTLKELSNGESVLDIKDKCGVGGGVEDMYGEDRATEDQTITPWTFSVASGYSLLRDPHYNKGLAFTEAERDAHYLRGLLPPNVSSQQLQEKKVIHNLRQYQVPLQRYMAMMDLQERNERLFYKLLIDNVEELLPVVYTPTVGEACQKYGSIFRRPQGLFISLKEKGKILEVLKNWPEKSIQVIVVTDGERILGLGDLGCQGMGIPVGKLSLYTALGGVRPSVCLPITIDVGTNNQRLLDDEFYIGLKQKRATGQEYAELLEEFMSAVKQNYGEKVLIQFEDFANHNAFDLLAKYRTTHLVFNDDIQGTASVVLAGLIASLKLLGGTLADHTFLFLGAGEAGTGIAELIALEINKKTSVPLEEARKKIWLVDSKGLIVSSRVESLQHFKKPWAHDHEPVKELIDAVKAIKPTVLIGTSGVGKTFTKEVVEAMASLNPKPLIMALSNPTSQAECTAEEAYTWSKGHAIFASGSPFDPVEFEGQTFVSGQANNAYIFPGFGLGIIMSGTIRVHDDMLLAASEALASEVTEDDYLKGRIYPPFTNIRKISAHIAAEVAAKAYELGLATRLPRPSDLVKYAESCMYTPLYRSYR encoded by the exons ATGGAGAGCACATTGAAGGAATTATCAAATGGTGAGTCTGTGCTTGACATAAAAGATAAATGTGGTGTTGGAGGTGGTGTTGAGGATATGTACGGTGAAGATAGAGCCACTGAAGATCAGACTATTACCCCATGGACTTTTTCTGTTGCTAG TGGATATAGTTTGTTACGTGATCCACATTATAACAAAGGACTTGCCTTCACTGAGGCGGAGAGAGATGCTCACTATCTGCGTGGCCTTTTACCTCCCAATGTTTCAAGCCAACAACTTCAG GAGAAGAAAGTGATTCACAATCTCCGCCAGTATCAAGTTCCATTGCAAAGATACATGGCCATGATGGATCTTCAG GAAAGAAATGAAAGGTTATTTTACAAGCTTCTCATCGATAATGTTGAAGAACTATTGCCAGTTGTTTATACCCCAACAGTTGGTGAGGCGTGCCAGAAGTATGGAAGCATTTTCAGGCGTCCTCAGGGTCTCTTTATCAGCTTAAAGGAAAA GGGAAAGATTCTTGAGGTATTGAAAAACTGGCCTGAGAAGAGTATCCAAGTCATTGTTGTTACTGATGGAGAGCGGATATTAGGACTTGGTGATCTTGGCTGTCAG GGCATGGGTATTCCGGTTGGAAAGCTCTCTCTTTATACTGCTCTTGGAGGAGTTCGTCCCTCAGTA TGTCTGCCTATAACCATTGATGTTGGCACGAACAATCAGCGATTACTGGATGACGAGTTCTACATTGGACTCAAGCAGAAAAGAGCTACGGGGCAG GAATATGCTGAACTTCTGGAGGAGTTCATGTCTGCAGTTAAGCAAAACTATGGAGAGAAAGTCCTCATTCAG TTTGAAGATTTTGCAAACCACAATGCATTTGATCTTCTTGCGAAGTATCGCACGACACATCTTGTATTCAATGACGATATCCAG GGCACAGCATCTGTGGTTCTGGCTGGGCTTATCGCATCTCTAAAGCTACTTGGTGGAACACTTGCTGACCACACCTTTTTATTCTTAGGTGCTGGAGAG GCTGGAACTGGTATTGCTGAGCTCATAGCACTTGAGATAAACAAAAAG ACTAGTGTTCCATTAGAAGAGGCTCGAAAGAAGATTTGGCTGGTTGATTCTAAG GGACTGATTGTAAGTTCTCGTGTGGAGTCCCTTCAGCACTTCAAAAAGCCATGGGCTCATGATCACGAACCTGTTAAGGAACTTATAGATGCCGTGAAG GCAATAAAACCAACTGTTCTAATAGGAACTTCCGGAGTTGGAAAAACATTTACGAAGGAAGTTGTTGAGGCTATGGCTTCTCTCAATCCG AAACCTCTTATTATGGCTCTGTCAAATCCAACATCACAAGCTGAATGTACTGCTGAGGAAGCATACACATGGAGTAAG GGTCATGCAATCTTTGCTAGTGGAAGCCCATTTGACCCTGTTGAGTTTGAGGGACAGACTTTTGTGTCTGGGCAG GCAAATAACGCCTACATATTCCCTGGATTTGGTTTGGGGATTATCATGTCTGGCACAATTCGGGTGCATGATGATATGCTACTAGCAGCCT CGGAAGCTTTGGCATCTGAGGTGACTGAGGACGACTATTTAAAGGGACGGATCTACCCACCATTTACTAACATCAGAAAAATATCAGCCCATATAGCAGCCGAAGTAGCTGCTAAGGCATATGAACTTG GTCTGGCAACGCGTCTCCCTCGTCCTAGCGATCTCGTTAAGTATGCTGAGAGCTGTATGTACACTCCACTCTACCGCAGCTACCGCTAG